The Longimicrobium sp. genome contains a region encoding:
- a CDS encoding type II toxin-antitoxin system RelE/ParE family toxin produces MNRALRIRPAVKRQVERAARRYDRRNKRNGAEFRAAVEAAISSIHENPLRHAGIGQVRRALTRGFPYMVVFEVSDERILVTDCVHQHRDPRRWMRG; encoded by the coding sequence GTGAACCGGGCGCTGAGAATCCGTCCGGCAGTAAAGAGACAGGTCGAACGCGCAGCGCGGAGGTATGACAGGCGAAACAAGCGAAACGGCGCGGAGTTTCGTGCGGCGGTAGAAGCGGCAATCAGCTCAATCCACGAGAACCCGCTCCGCCACGCGGGCATCGGCCAGGTTCGCCGAGCGCTGACTCGTGGGTTCCCCTACATGGTCGTGTTCGAAGTCTCGGACGAGCGGATCCTGGTCACGGATTGCGTTCACCAGCACCGGGATCCGCGGCGCTGGATGAGAGGATGA